From the Sneathia sanguinegens genome, one window contains:
- a CDS encoding autotransporter domain-containing protein gives MKIKNLILLLTFLTSCATFNKKEIAKIDTKPKITYTNHKLSQELDLVSKFRDVDILDFFKKEDFEISNLDYLYNGEQIYINKPISQDVMLVKAEAKEPVLVIKKDDKNYNKYTKNDKYEVIEKDGVKVVKFLKQKTIYLTLHNSKTNTTKEVMLNKPVEIKEVPSLKKDIRYSELKKGKDNGRISYEVVSYDEDDPVDEKIISYYQEYNDEDDYLGKYKVSVKTQAGKHFVNQEKYDVQFGEKLEDYKGKYEDLLENLDEKTLKFSEDGKSIKGGFKFGKLKEIETNYKEENPNSKLEFVTEIKGGTEGKKVGNHTIVRKIIENGKVIFSKEEKAHVSFPGITVAVADSTFSDVSPEFEKRIYRVLPKGMDAKLEKNPADTLGMERSHGATVIGSMVDELASGNSDYLNMLIFTAPMKKMLYHHGYQQKFEPFNLYGSTLGLPNDATKDNEKIYESLYYLNEVFKANLNQYSSNQIAKSLYYYKFDKEFYNLNVHKEKQKDGTFKYLKNPKRKKDENPIYMTEEEKIAFLKDWYLKLYKILNEMTDITEEQKLAKTNIHFKVLPIGNEKQSLDTSTYSKYLSKVLDEDKNIKAINMSYGSSARFEDYKAIKEMTKEQKEKAVKEYNENPEFRTAIKIWLDRVSEQDFYKNEVEGGNLGIPSMLNYFEAKKKITLTDYQNLLDVRLLELEQRLKTSSELPLSNYDVLFVASQGNTRKINVDLTSFDENGKKIIFENGDKYYGNNFLGIHNFINYKKEEEAKKKGEKAELDYTYRKNMVGVVGLAGTKSFPGISATENISDNLRLYTMKFKGMNYVDEYGFFKEYVNNFNDYYAKLQEKLDSNEYSEASKKEIKEQMKVMQDWTNLKGVDPNGRPLKLSFARAGLEKMMTIAAEGQYYYVKELTKEQNEKLGRKQYIGKDNAEFNFEYSDKTFSKENPGSSFAAPRVTATVGLISQVFPWMTAHQIKQTIFTTADDDYRVISIKEKTADGKEKLVPVQVGLYGVDENIGWGILNKIAAQSGPGRFVKALTHETGNENFVVNIPSGYYTFRNHIEGGFDLAHHMYSRGKGLNDLEMFVYSLAKAYTPKYLMGSGFKNSSEGKQAIKFLQENNIELSDIHTKELAKIEKKKQEYYKTFSKEEQELFDDAGLEKLGKGKLVLQGKNTYTGPTLIKEGTLIMLGSSKSPITIYEGAKLKLDFAKIKEYRDLSQDADVLNEGRLYSYSDRDIINGKYKQKNNGKILVSTNAKLKLKEVDLSETNFFNYDIFRPKGSVTKRASTDILIIDKISKKDLQKLQLEDIIINTHYKFNVTTAKLDVDGNKVKEYQGKYYKESDFPRWSTKPKKDSVPVKLSDDYRVVIKLIKDPNIKNKIENENIVTMDDAKEKLEKLLEKNLKNKPNTTKVQAMEIALEDLYWMNQDEAKTLNGDVLANSQLVGYEIQDLKQSILNNKLIKGRENKISIFAESLNNIKYAINKEKGEKTILNNGLLLGLGYTTKDLYFGLGLNYVKTNMLDFDLKKDLQGTIHANTIGAFGFINFKKNEGYLNTNFSADYMNKKIDRKLLSNTIKDIQSNDLIFTTNFEGGYTFKLQENKYELTPFAQANLLYYVRGNFDENTNFGYKANTEGFLKAYMGLGLKARVNVSNKISLGTSLAYKKYLTDTTLKSNVELKDYDFKYNIKGLKLEDNVVTYGCDMKYSPIDSITLNAQYFGKNLKSHTINLGVKFEF, from the coding sequence ATGAAAATAAAAAATTTAATATTGCTATTAACTTTTTTAACAAGTTGTGCAACTTTTAATAAAAAAGAAATAGCTAAAATAGATACTAAACCAAAAATAACTTATACGAATCATAAATTATCTCAAGAGTTAGACTTGGTTAGTAAATTTAGAGATGTAGATATTTTAGATTTTTTCAAAAAAGAGGATTTTGAAATTTCTAATTTAGACTATTTATATAATGGAGAGCAAATATATATTAATAAGCCCATTAGTCAAGATGTAATGCTAGTTAAAGCAGAAGCAAAAGAACCTGTGCTTGTAATAAAAAAAGATGATAAAAACTATAATAAATATACTAAAAATGATAAATATGAAGTAATAGAAAAAGATGGTGTAAAAGTAGTTAAATTTTTGAAACAAAAAACAATCTATTTAACACTACATAATAGTAAAACAAATACAACTAAAGAAGTTATGTTAAATAAACCAGTTGAAATAAAAGAAGTACCAAGTCTTAAAAAAGATATTAGATATAGCGAATTAAAAAAAGGCAAGGATAATGGAAGAATAAGTTATGAAGTTGTAAGCTATGATGAAGATGATCCTGTTGATGAAAAAATTATTTCATATTATCAAGAATATAATGATGAAGATGATTATTTAGGAAAATATAAGGTTTCAGTTAAAACACAAGCAGGAAAACATTTTGTAAATCAAGAAAAATATGATGTACAATTTGGAGAAAAGTTAGAAGATTATAAGGGAAAATATGAAGACTTATTAGAAAATTTAGATGAAAAGACTTTGAAATTTTCAGAAGATGGAAAAAGTATAAAAGGTGGGTTCAAATTCGGTAAATTAAAAGAAATAGAAACTAATTACAAGGAAGAAAATCCTAATTCTAAATTAGAATTTGTGACAGAAATAAAAGGTGGAACAGAAGGTAAAAAAGTAGGAAATCATACTATTGTAAGAAAAATTATAGAAAATGGAAAAGTAATATTTTCAAAAGAAGAAAAAGCACATGTAAGTTTTCCTGGAATAACAGTAGCAGTTGCAGATTCAACTTTTTCAGATGTATCACCTGAATTTGAAAAAAGAATTTATAGAGTTTTACCTAAGGGAATGGATGCAAAATTAGAAAAAAATCCAGCTGATACATTAGGAATGGAAAGATCACATGGAGCAACAGTAATAGGTTCTATGGTAGATGAATTAGCTTCAGGTAATTCAGATTATTTAAATATGTTAATATTTACAGCACCTATGAAAAAAATGCTATATCATCATGGGTATCAACAAAAATTTGAGCCATTTAATTTATATGGTTCTACTTTAGGTTTACCTAATGATGCAACAAAGGATAATGAAAAAATATATGAAAGTCTATATTATTTAAATGAAGTTTTTAAGGCTAATCTTAATCAATATTCATCTAATCAGATAGCTAAATCATTGTATTATTATAAATTCGATAAAGAATTCTATAACTTAAATGTACATAAAGAAAAACAAAAAGATGGAACATTTAAATATTTAAAAAATCCAAAAAGAAAAAAAGATGAAAACCCTATTTATATGACTGAAGAAGAAAAGATAGCTTTCTTAAAAGATTGGTATTTAAAGTTATATAAAATTTTAAATGAAATGACAGATATTACAGAAGAACAAAAATTAGCAAAAACAAATATACATTTCAAAGTTTTACCTATAGGAAATGAAAAACAAAGCTTAGATACTTCAACTTATTCAAAATATTTATCAAAAGTACTAGATGAAGATAAAAATATAAAGGCTATAAATATGTCTTATGGATCTTCTGCTAGATTTGAAGATTATAAAGCAATTAAAGAAATGACAAAGGAACAAAAGGAAAAAGCTGTTAAGGAATATAATGAAAATCCAGAATTCAGAACAGCTATTAAAATATGGTTAGATAGAGTTTCAGAACAAGATTTCTATAAAAATGAAGTTGAAGGTGGAAATTTAGGTATACCAAGTATGCTTAATTATTTTGAAGCTAAAAAGAAAATAACTTTAACAGATTATCAAAATTTATTAGATGTTCGTTTATTAGAATTAGAACAAAGATTAAAAACTTCTTCTGAATTACCTTTGAGTAATTATGATGTTCTTTTTGTTGCCTCACAAGGTAATACTAGAAAAATTAATGTTGATTTAACGAGTTTTGATGAAAATGGCAAAAAAATAATATTTGAAAATGGTGATAAATATTATGGTAATAATTTCTTAGGAATACATAATTTCATTAATTACAAAAAAGAAGAAGAAGCTAAGAAAAAAGGTGAGAAAGCAGAACTAGATTATACTTATAGAAAAAATATGGTTGGTGTAGTTGGTTTAGCAGGTACAAAATCCTTCCCAGGTATATCAGCTACAGAAAATATTTCAGATAATTTAAGACTATATACTATGAAATTCAAAGGAATGAATTATGTAGATGAATATGGATTTTTTAAAGAATATGTAAATAATTTTAATGACTATTATGCAAAATTACAAGAAAAATTAGATAGTAATGAATATTCAGAAGCTTCTAAAAAAGAAATAAAAGAACAAATGAAGGTAATGCAAGATTGGACTAATTTAAAAGGTGTAGATCCTAATGGAAGACCATTAAAATTATCATTTGCAAGAGCTGGTCTAGAAAAAATGATGACTATAGCAGCAGAAGGTCAGTATTATTATGTAAAAGAATTAACAAAAGAACAAAATGAAAAATTAGGTCGTAAACAATATATAGGAAAAGACAATGCTGAATTTAATTTTGAATATAGTGATAAAACTTTTTCAAAAGAAAATCCGGGTTCAAGTTTTGCTGCTCCAAGAGTTACAGCAACTGTAGGTTTAATTTCTCAAGTTTTTCCATGGATGACAGCACACCAAATAAAACAAACAATATTTACAACAGCAGATGATGATTATAGAGTAATTTCTATTAAAGAAAAAACAGCTGATGGAAAAGAAAAATTAGTTCCTGTTCAAGTTGGCTTATATGGTGTAGATGAAAATATAGGTTGGGGAATTTTAAATAAAATTGCAGCACAATCTGGACCAGGTAGATTTGTTAAGGCCTTAACACATGAAACAGGAAATGAAAATTTTGTTGTAAATATACCTAGTGGTTATTATACTTTTAGAAATCATATAGAAGGTGGTTTTGATTTAGCTCACCATATGTATAGTAGAGGTAAAGGTTTAAATGATTTAGAAATGTTTGTTTATTCATTAGCTAAAGCATATACACCGAAATATCTAATGGGTAGTGGTTTTAAAAATTCAAGTGAAGGAAAACAAGCAATAAAATTCTTGCAAGAAAATAATATAGAATTATCAGATATACATACAAAAGAACTAGCTAAAATAGAGAAAAAGAAACAAGAATATTACAAAACTTTTTCAAAAGAAGAACAAGAATTATTTGACGATGCAGGTTTAGAAAAATTAGGAAAGGGTAAGCTTGTATTACAAGGTAAAAATACTTATACAGGACCTACTTTAATTAAAGAAGGAACTTTGATAATGTTAGGTAGCTCAAAATCTCCTATAACTATTTATGAAGGAGCTAAACTTAAATTAGATTTTGCAAAAATAAAAGAATATAGAGATTTATCTCAAGATGCAGATGTCTTGAATGAAGGTAGATTATATTCTTATTCAGATAGAGATATAATAAATGGAAAATATAAGCAAAAAAATAATGGTAAAATACTTGTTTCAACTAATGCAAAATTAAAATTAAAAGAAGTAGACTTAAGTGAAACAAATTTCTTTAATTATGACATTTTCAGACCTAAAGGAAGTGTAACAAAAAGAGCAAGTACAGATATTCTAATAATAGATAAAATTTCTAAAAAAGATCTTCAAAAATTACAACTAGAAGATATTATTATAAATACACACTATAAATTTAATGTTACAACAGCAAAACTTGATGTTGATGGAAATAAGGTAAAAGAATATCAAGGTAAGTATTATAAAGAAAGTGATTTTCCAAGATGGTCAACAAAACCTAAAAAAGATTCTGTGCCAGTAAAATTAAGTGATGATTATAGGGTAGTTATTAAGCTTATAAAAGATCCTAATATAAAAAATAAAATAGAAAATGAAAATATAGTTACTATGGACGATGCGAAAGAAAAGTTAGAAAAACTTTTAGAGAAAAATTTAAAAAATAAGCCAAATACAACAAAGGTACAAGCTATGGAAATAGCATTAGAGGATTTATATTGGATGAATCAAGATGAAGCTAAAACTTTAAATGGAGATGTATTAGCAAATTCTCAATTAGTAGGTTATGAAATACAAGATTTAAAACAAAGTATTTTGAACAATAAATTAATAAAAGGAAGAGAAAATAAAATATCTATTTTTGCAGAATCATTAAATAATATTAAATATGCTATAAATAAAGAAAAGGGAGAAAAAACTATTTTAAATAATGGTTTATTGCTAGGCTTAGGTTATACAACGAAAGATCTTTATTTTGGTTTAGGTTTAAATTATGTTAAAACAAATATGTTAGACTTTGATTTGAAAAAAGACTTACAAGGAACTATTCACGCAAATACAATAGGAGCCTTTGGGTTCATAAATTTCAAGAAAAATGAAGGTTATTTAAACACTAATTTTAGTGCAGACTACATGAATAAAAAAATAGATAGAAAATTATTAAGTAATACGATTAAAGATATACAATCAAATGATTTAATATTTACTACTAATTTTGAAGGTGGATATACATTTAAATTACAAGAAAACAAATATGAATTAACTCCATTTGCTCAAGCAAATTTATTGTATTATGTTAGAGGTAATTTTGATGAAAATACAAACTTTGGATATAAAGCAAATACAGAAGGCTTCTTAAAAGCATATATGGGCTTAGGTTTAAAAGCTAGAGTTAATGTATCAAATAAAATAAGTTTAGGTACAAGTTTGGCTTATAAGAAATACCTAACAGATACTACATTAAAATCTAATGTAGAATTAAAAGATTATGATTTTAAATATAATATTAAAGGTTTGAAATTAGAAGATAATGTTGTTACTTATGGTTGTGATATGAAATATAGTCCAATTGATAGTATAACATTGAATGCACAATATTTTGGTAAAAATTTAAAGAGTCACACAATTAATTTAGGTGTAAAATTTGAATTTTAA
- a CDS encoding autotransporter domain-containing protein, translated as MIKNIFIYFSLFSLISCSTIQKTNNEENKQNNKNELTTIKEIPKQNLQHEEIPINNEPLKEKTNENIFVDPNNTVHIFEAIPKYPIISQLNLSKTKNFNNLSYFEQAHPLFVTISFLDSNLNNKLDDNERIFNKDDLILYNQRDIYANYNATGIINMSYGFTNSNIYLANKVNDKSEYIDSLDKITSSHDVYHEYFSRLLFDKNYTQNRQLRIKSLGNMSDKDDYTNWLTAHSINLYQFMSPELQKIARNDIIYVKNIIRPETFKNLPNSNLPKIRNLLTYKDENYYELQVHENYGDSKAMLLRSFVVAQDGFIKHIKDNGVDMGSSYAAPRVTRLAYELKKKFPFLRYNQIKQIILTTTKASNKYLDPYIGWGVVDNQKALNGIGALNAGLIEEEEFYSDMPDKIKDKKGNIYFYLNIPNSTYEWSNDIYGGLEGDGNNNSSIEVPIYSQGKRLKYRMPLVLDSEKKYYNNIAQAGLRKDGAGTIILSGKQHYHTNTQILNGTLELKNDSNSKYEIFDKGIFKANNSTIKNDVINEGTTIFENAVTLNNYYAQKNSKTIFSKNAKLQGNEIIIKDKFRVEASDNNLNDFEIIAKKTEISDNDFENIFLKLKEEKSSNENKKYTLTDNSKKYFISLENLSEEQLRNIPIYNQNTRDFYKEYKTSNKPLFSLGNIVAKSQAEAISSIFTDNYTSFISENIDIFNQISKNYLNEISHKPFNSFYINSYNSFNLKDNKKFTKFSRNINGLSLGLNKQIKNDFSLAFALGIYNSYYNFFNDSLTNTINNTSFNFNLTPIFRKNNFEFLTNFGINLGDNSVTRALNKNEIKINSNFKTREFIINSQAKYNINIFDGLSLSPKLGLNYSNINIFDIKEKIKEKNFKQFALSLTNNILNLYQINFGLEANVKLKNLNIINSLDYSFYPKDTIELNAKLNGVNFKLKGQNLKKHNLDYNLMLKYTLNKNFSISNNFKFNTNKKFGLSSSLIYIF; from the coding sequence ATGATAAAAAATATATTTATTTATTTTTCATTATTTAGTTTAATATCTTGTTCCACTATACAAAAAACTAACAATGAGGAAAACAAACAAAATAACAAAAACGAACTTACAACAATAAAAGAAATTCCAAAACAAAATTTACAACATGAGGAAATCCCCATTAACAATGAACCTTTAAAAGAAAAGACTAATGAAAATATTTTTGTTGATCCTAATAATACTGTACATATTTTTGAAGCAATTCCTAAGTACCCTATTATTTCTCAACTGAATCTTTCAAAAACAAAAAATTTTAATAATTTGTCTTATTTTGAGCAAGCACATCCATTATTTGTTACCATTTCTTTTTTAGATTCTAATTTAAATAATAAATTAGATGACAATGAAAGAATATTTAACAAAGATGATTTAATTTTATATAATCAACGAGATATTTACGCTAACTATAATGCTACTGGAATTATAAATATGTCATATGGTTTCACTAATTCAAATATTTATTTAGCTAATAAAGTTAATGATAAATCTGAATATATAGATAGTTTAGATAAAATAACTAGCTCTCATGATGTATATCATGAATATTTTTCAAGACTTTTATTTGATAAAAATTATACACAAAATAGACAATTAAGAATTAAATCTTTAGGAAATATGAGTGATAAAGATGACTACACTAATTGGTTAACAGCACACAGTATAAATCTTTATCAATTTATGAGTCCTGAATTACAAAAAATAGCTAGAAATGATATTATTTATGTGAAAAATATTATAAGACCTGAAACTTTTAAAAATTTACCTAATAGTAATCTTCCTAAAATTAGGAATCTTTTAACATATAAGGATGAAAATTATTATGAACTTCAAGTACATGAAAATTATGGAGATTCAAAAGCCATGTTACTCCGTTCTTTCGTTGTAGCCCAAGATGGCTTTATAAAACATATCAAGGATAATGGTGTTGATATGGGATCTAGCTATGCGGCTCCTCGTGTAACAAGACTAGCATATGAATTAAAAAAGAAATTTCCTTTTTTAAGATATAATCAAATTAAACAAATAATATTAACTACAACAAAAGCTAGCAACAAATATCTTGATCCTTATATAGGTTGGGGTGTTGTAGATAACCAAAAAGCCTTAAATGGAATAGGTGCATTGAATGCAGGTCTTATAGAAGAAGAGGAATTTTATTCTGATATGCCTGATAAAATTAAAGATAAAAAAGGAAATATATATTTCTATCTTAATATTCCAAACTCAACTTATGAATGGTCAAATGATATTTATGGAGGTCTTGAAGGTGACGGAAATAACAATTCATCAATAGAAGTACCCATATATTCTCAGGGAAAAAGATTAAAATATCGTATGCCCCTTGTGTTAGATTCAGAAAAAAAATATTATAATAATATTGCTCAAGCTGGGCTTAGAAAAGATGGTGCTGGTACAATAATTTTAAGTGGTAAACAACATTATCATACAAATACACAAATATTAAATGGTACTTTAGAATTAAAAAATGATAGTAATTCTAAATATGAAATTTTTGATAAGGGGATTTTTAAAGCTAACAATAGCACTATTAAAAATGATGTAATTAATGAAGGAACTACTATTTTTGAAAATGCAGTTACCTTAAATAATTATTATGCTCAAAAAAATTCAAAAACAATTTTTTCAAAAAATGCAAAATTACAGGGAAACGAAATAATCATAAAAGATAAATTTAGAGTAGAAGCTTCTGATAATAATTTAAACGATTTTGAAATTATTGCTAAAAAAACAGAAATTAGTGACAATGATTTTGAAAATATTTTTCTTAAACTTAAGGAAGAAAAAAGTTCAAATGAAAATAAAAAGTATACTTTAACAGATAACTCAAAAAAATACTTTATTTCATTAGAAAATTTGAGTGAAGAACAACTCAGAAATATTCCAATTTATAATCAAAATACTAGAGATTTCTATAAAGAATATAAGACAAGCAATAAACCTCTATTTTCTTTAGGTAATATTGTAGCTAAAAGCCAAGCTGAAGCTATATCTTCTATTTTTACCGATAATTATACAAGCTTTATTAGTGAAAATATAGATATTTTTAATCAAATATCTAAAAACTATTTAAACGAAATTAGTCATAAACCCTTTAATAGTTTTTACATTAATTCATATAATTCTTTTAATTTAAAGGATAACAAGAAATTCACTAAGTTTTCAAGAAATATTAATGGCTTAAGTCTAGGACTAAATAAGCAAATTAAAAATGATTTTTCACTAGCCTTTGCTTTGGGAATATATAATAGTTATTACAACTTTTTTAATGATTCTTTAACTAACACTATAAATAATACAAGTTTTAATTTCAATTTAACTCCAATATTTAGAAAAAATAATTTTGAATTTCTAACTAATTTTGGAATTAATCTTGGAGATAACTCTGTTACTAGAGCCTTAAATAAAAATGAAATAAAAATTAATTCAAATTTCAAAACAAGAGAATTTATTATAAATTCTCAAGCTAAATACAATATAAATATCTTTGATGGCTTAAGTTTAAGCCCTAAATTAGGTCTTAACTATTCAAATATAAATATTTTTGACATTAAAGAAAAAATAAAGGAAAAAAATTTCAAACAATTTGCTTTAAGCTTAACAAATAATATATTAAATTTATATCAAATTAATTTTGGACTTGAAGCCAATGTTAAATTAAAAAACTTAAATATTATTAATTCTTTAGATTATTCTTTTTATCCTAAAGATACTATAGAACTTAATGCAAAACTTAATGGAGTAAATTTTAAATTAAAAGGGCAGAATTTAAAAAAACATAATTTAGATTATAATTTAATGTTAAAATACACATTAAATAAGAATTTTTCTATTTCTAATAATTTTAAATTTAATACCAATAAAAAATTTGGTTTATCCTCAAGTTTAATCTACATATTTTAA
- a CDS encoding mannose/fructose/sorbose PTS transporter subunit IIA, with translation MVGIIIATHGEFAKGILQSANMVFGEQEKVCACTFMPNEGPDDIKAKMQKAIDSFDATDEVLFLVDLWSGTPFNQASLLLDAHKDKWAIVSGLNLPMLIEAISLREDVDKAHEIAANILTSAREDIKVLPESIEPKKEQNQAGGSMKGTIPEGTVIGDGKIKYVLARVDTRLLHGQVATSWVKDTRPDRIIVVSDKVSKDTLRKKMIEQATPPGVKAHVVPISKMAEVAKDPRFGNTKALLLFESPEDALLAYESGVKYNTLNLGSIAHYAGKVVVTKVFSMDEKDVSSLKKLMSMGVKMDVRKVPSDTPENIDAILEKAEKELKNK, from the coding sequence ATGGTAGGTATTATCATAGCTACTCACGGAGAATTTGCTAAAGGTATACTACAATCAGCAAACATGGTGTTCGGAGAACAAGAAAAAGTTTGTGCTTGTACATTTATGCCTAATGAAGGACCAGATGATATAAAAGCTAAGATGCAAAAAGCAATAGACTCTTTTGATGCAACAGATGAAGTCTTGTTTTTAGTAGATTTGTGGTCAGGGACTCCTTTTAATCAAGCAAGTTTGTTACTTGATGCTCACAAAGATAAATGGGCGATTGTTTCAGGGTTAAATTTACCTATGTTAATCGAAGCTATTAGCTTAAGAGAAGATGTAGATAAAGCACATGAAATAGCAGCAAATATTTTGACTAGTGCAAGAGAAGATATTAAAGTCTTACCTGAAAGTATTGAACCTAAGAAGGAACAAAACCAAGCTGGAGGTTCAATGAAGGGAACTATACCAGAAGGTACAGTAATTGGAGATGGAAAGATAAAATATGTTTTAGCTCGTGTAGATACAAGATTATTACATGGTCAAGTTGCTACTTCATGGGTAAAAGATACTAGACCTGATAGAATTATAGTAGTTTCTGACAAAGTTTCTAAAGATACTTTGAGAAAGAAAATGATAGAACAAGCTACACCACCAGGTGTTAAGGCTCATGTTGTTCCAATATCAAAAATGGCAGAAGTAGCAAAAGATCCTCGTTTTGGAAATACCAAAGCATTACTATTATTTGAATCACCAGAAGATGCTTTATTAGCTTATGAAAGTGGTGTTAAATATAATACACTTAATTTGGGATCAATAGCACATTATGCAGGAAAAGTAGTTGTTACAAAAGTCTTTTCAATGGATGAAAAAGATGTTTCTAGCTTGAAAAAATTGATGTCTATGGGAGTTAAGATGGATGTTAGAAAAGTTCCTTCAGATACTCCAGAAAATATTGACGCTATTCTTGAAAAAGCAGAAAAAGAATTAAAGAATAAATAG
- a CDS encoding PTS mannose/fructose/sorbose transporter subunit IIC, whose protein sequence is MNGLTIVLIIIVALLAGMEGILDQFQFHQPIVACTLIGLVSGHLTEGIILGGSLQMIALGWANIGAAVAPDAALASVASGIIMVLALSGPNADTTNAISTSIALAIPLSVAGLFLTMICRTVAIPIVHMMDAEAEKGNIKGVEIWHIIAIFMQGIRIAIPAAILCFIPSQAVTQLLQAMPEWLAGGMAVGGGMVAAVGYAMVINMMATKEVWPFFALGFVFAAINSLTLIALGTIGVSMALIYLALKESAKSSNNTLSGDPLGDILNDY, encoded by the coding sequence ATGAACGGATTAACAATTGTGTTAATTATTATAGTTGCCCTTCTTGCAGGTATGGAAGGTATACTTGATCAATTTCAATTTCACCAACCAATAGTTGCATGTACACTAATAGGTTTAGTGTCAGGGCACTTAACAGAAGGGATTATCTTAGGTGGATCTCTTCAAATGATAGCACTTGGTTGGGCAAATATAGGTGCAGCTGTTGCTCCAGATGCAGCTTTAGCTTCTGTAGCTTCAGGTATAATTATGGTACTTGCATTAAGTGGACCTAATGCAGATACAACAAATGCAATAAGTACATCAATAGCTTTAGCTATACCTTTATCAGTTGCAGGTTTATTTTTAACTATGATATGTCGTACAGTAGCTATACCTATAGTACATATGATGGATGCAGAAGCTGAAAAAGGTAATATTAAAGGAGTAGAAATTTGGCATATAATTGCAATATTTATGCAAGGTATTCGTATTGCAATACCAGCAGCAATTCTTTGTTTCATACCTTCGCAAGCGGTTACACAATTATTACAAGCTATGCCTGAATGGTTAGCAGGTGGTATGGCTGTAGGTGGAGGAATGGTAGCTGCAGTTGGTTATGCTATGGTTATTAATATGATGGCTACAAAAGAAGTTTGGCCTTTCTTTGCTTTAGGTTTTGTTTTTGCTGCCATAAATTCACTAACATTAATAGCTTTAGGTACTATAGGAGTAAGTATGGCACTTATTTACTTAGCACTTAAAGAATCTGCAAAATCATCAAATAATACTTTATCTGGTGATCCACTTGGCGATATTTTAAATGATTATTAA